One window of uncultured Erythrobacter sp. genomic DNA carries:
- a CDS encoding amino acid racemase: MRKLGLIGGMSWVSTGIYYDRINRIVQRRAAPMASAPMLIESLDFCQLYALREDKDWQRASGILSESAKRLEGAGAEALIIGANSMHKLYDDVADAVGIPILHIAEYVGRALKRAGSKNAALIGTRNVMTESFYRKRLVAHGIDLLPPNIVNVETLDRIIYDELMVGKVTRDAQRAMKTIITNKAQEGADSIVLACTELDLVVDVDANVLPVFDSTRIHCEAAADWILEQELVG; the protein is encoded by the coding sequence TTGCGGAAACTGGGACTGATCGGCGGAATGAGCTGGGTTTCGACCGGCATCTATTACGATCGGATCAACCGCATCGTGCAACGCCGCGCGGCCCCGATGGCCAGCGCGCCCATGCTGATCGAGAGCCTCGATTTCTGTCAGCTTTACGCTTTGCGCGAGGACAAGGACTGGCAGCGTGCCAGTGGCATCCTTTCCGAAAGCGCCAAGCGGCTCGAAGGGGCAGGGGCCGAGGCGCTGATTATCGGCGCCAATTCGATGCACAAGCTCTATGACGATGTCGCCGATGCGGTCGGAATACCGATCCTGCACATCGCCGAATATGTCGGGCGCGCGCTTAAGCGGGCGGGCTCCAAGAACGCGGCTCTTATCGGCACGCGCAACGTTATGACGGAGAGCTTTTACCGCAAGCGTCTGGTCGCTCACGGGATTGATCTGCTTCCGCCCAACATAGTCAATGTCGAGACGCTCGACCGCATCATCTATGACGAGCTGATGGTTGGCAAAGTCACCCGCGATGCCCAGCGCGCGATGAAGACGATCATCACCAACAAGGCGCAGGAGGGGGCTGATTCAATTGTCCTCGCATGCACAGAACTCGACCTCGTCGTCGACGTCGATGCCAATGTTCTGCCGGTGTTTGACTCAACCCGCATCCATTGCGAGGCGGCGGCTGACTGGATCCTTGAACAGGAGTTGGTGGGTTAG